A single region of the Salmo salar chromosome ssa16, Ssal_v3.1, whole genome shotgun sequence genome encodes:
- the LOC106574725 gene encoding uncharacterized protein codes for MHLKLVANRYIKSTEQEVTLFSTKRSRRMQREELNHISLSQPLEIKIRSRLAHMPKLTLIRLCFWLCLARTVVSRGDPYHEVGGVLVLKPDKSTVTDPITSIVWKHGKNKVAEWDKDFGGLDIYAAFKNRTTLDQTTGELRISGLMKTDSGVYSVEFNSKLLDKTYKLSVIKPVPKPTITSSCNPDKTSCTLTCEGNTPDAEPVTYSWKVGERAWEVLDKQINVNKSDTGKSTNGNKYICNLKNAVSEEVSEPVGEVFVSKPVPKPTITYTCNSNKTSCILTCEGDTTGAEPVTYSWKVGEGAWEVIGKQLIVSKSDTGKSTNSYKYFCKMKNSAGEGEVSEPVGEVFGPEPSNTGAVVVGVVVTIVVLVVIVIIVWLVLKKIKGYPQDTWIYFLRKYCGGMFAGGLPGGVTEDQKHGV; via the exons atgcacttaaagttggttgccaaccgctaTATAAAATCCACAGAACAAGAAGTTACTTTATTTTCAACCAAGCGGTCACGACGCATGCAGAGGGAAGAACTAAACCACATTTCACTTTCACAGCCTTTGGAAATAAAGATCAGAAGTAGGCTAGCGCATATGCCTAAACTAACGCTCATCAGATTGTGTTTCTGGCTTTGTCTGGCGCGAACGGTGGTCTCCCGAG GTGATCCTTATCATGAAGTGGGAGGTGTGCTCGTGTTGAAGCCAGACAAGTCCACAGTGACTGACCCCATCACAAGCATCGTATGGAAGCATGGGAAGAACAAGGTGGCAGAGTGGGACAAGGATTTTGGTGGTCTGGACATCTATGCTGCCTTCAAAAACCGTACAACCCTGGACCAGACTACTGGAGAGCTGAGAATCAGTGGATTGATGAAAACAGACAGTGGAGTTTATTCTGTGGAGTTTAACAGCAAACTGCTTGACAAGACATATAAACTATCTGTTATCA AGCCAGTCCCCAAACCCACAATCACTTCTTCCTGTAACCCAGACAAAACCTCCTGCACTCTGACCTGTGAGGGCAACACCCCTGATGCTGAACCAGTCACCTACAGCTGGAAAGTTGGAGAGAGAGCGTGGGAGGTCTTAGACAAACAGATTAATGTCAATAAGAGCGACACTGGCAAATCAACTAATGGTAACAAGTACATCTGCAACCTGAAGAATGCTGTTAGTGAGGAAGTCAGTGAGCCAGTTGGAGAGGTGTTTGTTTCAA AGCCAGTCCCTAAACCCACAATCACTTATACCTGCAACTCCAACAAAACCTCCTGCATTCTAACCTGTGAAGGTGACACCACTGGTGCTGAACCAGTCACGTACAGCTGGAAAGTGGGAGAGGGGGCCTGGGAGGTCATAGGAAAACAGCTGATTGTCTCTAAGAGTGACACTGGCAAATCAACCAACAGTTACAAGTACTTCTGCAAGATGAAGAACTCTGCTGGAGAAGGGGAAGTCAGTGAGCCAGTTGGAGAGGTGTTTGGTCCAG AGCCTTCCAATACCGGtgctgttgttgttggtgttgtcgTTACCATTGTAGTGCTTGTTGTCATCGTCATAATAG TTTGGTTGGtgttgaagaaaataaaag GATATCCCCAAGACACCTGGATTTACTTTTTGAGAAAGTATTGTGGTGGAATGTTTG CTGGTGGTCTTCCTGGTGGGGTAACTGAGGACCAGAAACATGGGGTTTGA